The following is a genomic window from Candidatus Anoxymicrobium japonicum.
AAGCCTGTTCCAAGATCTGCCCGAAGAAGTGCTACACACACGCCCCGGCAGAAGCTTGACGGAGTAAGGCCCGGCCATGCAGGCACAGCCAGTGACGCGCATCGTCCCCATCGTTGACACGGAGAGCCGTATCGACGAATACGATGACATCGTGCAACTCTTGATGGATCACCGTGCCGATGACAGTACCGAGACACACAAGCTGGTGCTGTTCATCGCGCAGTCCTGCATGGGCGATAACCATCTGTGGCAGGACATGCAACTGCCGGACCGGGCAGCATTGACGGCATTGATGCAGGAGAACTTCCCCGCGCTTTTCGCCAAGAACAGCGGCAACATGAAATGGAAGAAATTCTTCTACAAGCAGCTGTGCGAACGCGCCGACATCTTCATCTGCAAATCGCCTTCCTGCGCTGTCTGCATTGATTACGACAAATGCTTCGGCCCTGAAGAACCCGGTACGCTATCATGAACATTCCCTGCAGCGTGGATGAGATGGATATGCACGCCGATCTGCACACCGTACTGGGCTACCATCAGTACAGCAAACACCGCTTCGAGGCCTACGCGCCGGGACCGACGACACTGGACTGGGACGACCAGCCGGCAGCCTTCCGTCATTTCGAAGGCGCAGAACAGACTGCTCTGCCCACACTGGACGAAGCGATGCATGACCCGGCCCTGAACGCCGCCCTGCATCGTCCGTTTCCCGCATTAGCCCAGACGCTTGCGCCACTGTCGGCTGA
Proteins encoded in this region:
- a CDS encoding nitrogen fixation protein NifQ, producing the protein MQAQPVTRIVPIVDTESRIDEYDDIVQLLMDHRADDSTETHKLVLFIAQSCMGDNHLWQDMQLPDRAALTALMQENFPALFAKNSGNMKWKKFFYKQLCERADIFICKSPSCAVCIDYDKCFGPEEPGTLS